A region from the Fundulus heteroclitus isolate FHET01 chromosome 22, MU-UCD_Fhet_4.1, whole genome shotgun sequence genome encodes:
- the pibf1 gene encoding progesterone-induced-blocking factor 1 — MPPKRQQPKPTGANVSSSLDLESEDISLETTVPTTEDVSSSDEQRNGSQKVTRQLIERKELLHTVQLLKIELSQKTLTIDNMKADHMSKVEELEERLNDALHQKQVLALKLDSQLKLAQEENRKQQALRKQEMETILLRQQQLEETNRQLCDKAGELRRSLRDLDIPQDRYEELRGVPDDKVSIQEYVAMRFYEAVTPLRAQLTQLGEQKSFLTEELDAHRGKMKLLTESYEEERRRRAELELRSQRLTLELADTRQHIQEGDYRRDNYPHIKRERDDLETELKELRRRFETVDLSHAAVTRERDTLSNEVATLQQSVTLLQKDKEYLHRHNMELGVRCAHQEDRIDRLQVQLEDAKKARENTYEKYVASRDYYKSEYENKLREELENIRLKTSQEIENLQRTSREMYERENRNLREARDNAVLERDRAVVAERDTQSRYDQLLEQFRQLQLGAGSRAAELSSQAKLHSFEAERALLLKEETAKALAQCQVECEKQQKKLELLTQEFYRLQTSCEKRVAELQAQNAEQESRLETYEKLEQELDQVTMQAAEIENEEEAERVLFSYGYGANVPTTAKRRLKQSVHLARRVLQLERQNTSLRRELDRQQSQTGQLSQELSAANQLLQQTQQPYGLLIETVRERDAQLGALKGHVSSLEEEVSSLRKERNALQQVKNDMAADLERLLNNREELAVIKQTLISLRSRQGEGPDLFGTGNGATRSSGTAQQPSKRAGGTGEEEPSNKPKPTVFTKKEVPDWYRRPKQKPK, encoded by the exons ATGCCTCCCAAGAGGCAGCAGCCGAAGCCGACCGGAGCCAACGTCTCCAGCTCGTTGGACCTGGAGTCGGAGGACATCAGCCTGGAGACCACCGTGCCGACCACCGAGGACGTGTCTTCGTCCGATGAGCAACGCAACGGCTCCCAGAAGGTGACCCGGCAGCTGATCGAGAGGAAGGAGCTGCTGCACACCGTGCAGCTGCTGAAAATAGAGCTTTCTCAGAAGACCCTCACCATAGACAACATGAAGGCTGACCACATGTCTAAG GTCGAGGAACTGGAGGAGAGACTGAACGACGCGCTGCACCAGAAGCAGGTGCTGGCCCTCAAGCTGGACAGCCAGCTGAAGCTGGCGCAAGAGGAGAACAG GAAACAGCAGGCGCTGCGCAAGCAGGAGATGGAGACCATCCTGCtccggcagcagcagctggaggagacgAACCGGCAGCTGTGTGACAAGGCAGGGGAGCTGCGGCGCTCTCTCCGGGACCTGGACATCCCCCAGGACCGCTACGAGGAGCTGCGCGGCGTGCCCGACGACAAAGTCAGCATCCAGGAATACGTGGCC ATGCGCTTCTACGAGGCCGTAACGCCGCTCCGCGCTCAGCTGACTCAGCTCGGCGAGCAGAAGAGCTTTCTGACCGAGGAGCTGGACGCGCACAGAGGCAAGATGAAGCTGCTGACGGAG AGCTACGAGGAGGAGAGGCGGCGGCGCGCCGAGCTGGAGCTGAGGAGCCAGAGGCTGACGCTGGAGCTGGCCGACACCCGGCAGCACATCCAAGAGGGCGACTATCGCCGTGACAACTACCCACACATCAAGAG GGAGCGCGACGACCTGGAAACGGAGCTGAAGGAGTTGAGGAGGAGGTTTGAGACGGTGGACTTGTCTCACGCAGCGGTGACCAGAGAAAGGGACACGCTCAGCAACGAG GTGGCGACGTTGCAGCAGTCAGTGACTCTCCTGCAGAAGGACAAGGAGTACCTGCACAGACACAACATGGAGCTGGGCGTCCGCTGTGCACATCAAGAAGATCGCATAGATAGACTACAG gtCCAACTGGAAGATGCGAAGAAGGCCAGAGAGAATACCTATGAAAAATATGTAGCGTCCAG GGACTACTATAAGTCAGAGTACGAGAACAAGCTCAGAGAAGAGTTGGAGAACATTCGGCTGAAAACCAGCCAGGAGATAGAGAACCTGCAGAGAACCTCCAGAGAGATGTATGAGAGGGAGAACAG GAATTTGCGTGAGGCCAGAGACAACGCCGTTCTGGAGAGAGACAGAGCTGTCGTCGCCGAAAGAGACACCCAGTCAAGATACGACCAACTGCTGGAACA GTTTCGTCAGCTCCAGCTGGGCGCCGGCAGCCGGGCGGCGGAGCTGTCCAGCCAGGCCAAGCTGCACTCCTTCGAAGCCGAGCGAGCTCTCCTGCTCAAGGAAGAGACGGCGAAGGCGCTGGCTCAGTGCCAGGTGGAGTGCGAGAAACAGCAGAAGAAGCTGGAG CTGCTCACTCAGGAGTTTTACCGGCTCCAGACGTCCTGTGAGAAGCGGGTGGCGGAGCTTCAAGCCCAGAACGCAGAGCAGGAGTCCCGACTGGAGACGTATGAAAAGCTCGAGCAGGAGCTGGACCAGGTCACCATGCAGGCGGCTGAAA TTGAGAACGAGGAGGAGGCCGAGAGGGTTCTCTTCTCATATGGATACGGTGCAAATGTTCCCACAACGGCCAAAAGAAGGCTGAAGCAAAG CGTTCATCTGGCCCGCAGGGTTCTGCAGCTCGAGAGGCAGAACACGTCGCTGAGGAGGGAGCTGGACAGACAGCAGTCGCAGACGGGACAGCTGTCTCAGGAG CTGTCGGCAGCCAACCAGCTGTTGCAGCAGACTCAGCAGCCTTACGGCCTTTTGATCGAGACGGTGCGAGAAAGGGACGCCCAGCTCGGCGCGCTGAAGGGACACGTCTCCTCTCTTGAGGAAGAAGTCAG TTCTTTGAGGAAGGAGCGAAACGCTCTGCAGCAGGTGAAGAACGACATGGCAGCTGACCTGGAGCGACTCCTCAACAATAGAGAG GAGTTGGCGGTGATTAAGCAGACGCTGATCAGCCTGCGGTCCAGACAGGGAGAGGGCCCAGACCTGTTTGGAACCGGTAACGGTGCCACGAGGAGCTCTGGGACAGCACAGCAGCCGTCCAAACGTGCCGGCGGGACTGGCGAGGAAGAGCCATCGAACAAGCCCAAACCTACTGTTTTT ACCAAAAAAGAAGTTCCTGATTGGTACCGAAGGCCAAAGCAGAAACCCAAATGA